The region GTCCAAGCTGCTCTCGCCAAGAATTTGATGTAATTGGCACCGTTAATGCGCTCGAAGAACGCTTAGAAGACATTGTTACACCAATGGATGTATCGATAATCGGTTGTATTGTTAATGGTCCCGGTGAAGCCACTGTGTCTGACTTAGGTTTGACAGGCAGTAGCCGTAAAAGCGGCTTCTATCTCGATGGCGCTCGCCAAAAAGAACGCATCGACAATAACGATATTGTTGACCAGCTTGAGCATAAAATTCGAGCCAAAGCTAGGTTGATGGATGAAAGTAGCCAAATTGATGTGAAGCAATTAGACGACGAATAATTTGGTATGGTGCGTCTGCTAGCGTGCTGTTTACGTTTAAACCGCTAGCGCCTATAATGCGCCGTTGATTTTTACTATTGTTTTTAAGTTAAAAGAAGAGAGCTGAGTAAGTGAGTAAAGCGATTCAAGCAATTCGTGGTATGAATGACTGTTTGCCGTCAGAAACTAAAGTGTGGCAAATGGTGGAAGACACCCTACGTAGGGTAGCAGGCAATTATGGTTTTGCCGAAATTCGTATGCCGATCGTTGAGTCTACCGCTTTGTTCAAGCGCTCTGTCGGTGAAGTGACCGATATTGTCGAAAAAGAAATGTACACGTTCGACGATCGCAATGGTGACAGCTTAACACTTCGTCCAGAAGGCACGGCAAGCTGTGTACGCGCCGGTAACCAACACGGTTTATTGTACAACCAAGAACAGCGCCTGTGGTACATGGGACCAATGTTTCGTCATGAACGTCCGCAAAAAGGGCGTTATCGTCAATTCCATCAATTTGGTATCGAAGCCTTTGGTATCGCAACGCCGGATATTGACGCTGAAATTATTATGCTGTCTGCGCGCCTTTGGAAAGAGCTAGGCATTGCTGAACACGTAACATTAGAGCTTAATTCGTTAGGTTCAAACGAAGAACGCGCAGCTTACTGTGATGCGCTGGTTGAGTACTTAACTAAGCACGAAGATAAGCTAGATGAAGACAGCAAGCGCCGTTTGCACTCTAATCCGCTACGTGTGTTGGACAGTAAAAATCCAGAGGTACAAGCGGCTTTAGCTGACGCGCCGAAAATAAGTGATTACTTCGGTGAAGAAACTCAAACACACTTTGCTCAGCTAACTACTTATTTAGATAACGCTGGCATTAAATATGAATTGAATGAACGTTTGGTTCGCGGCTTAGACTATTACAATCGCACGGTCTTTGAGTGGGTTACGTCTAGCCTTGGCGCGCAAGGTACTGTCTGTGCTGGTGGTCGATATGATGGCTTAGTCGAGCAACTTGGTGGTAAAGGTACACCGGGCGTTGGTTTTGCCCTTGGTATCGAACGCTTAGTACTGATGCTAACCAGCCTTGAAAAGTTAAATAATATTCGCCCACAAGTGGAAGCTTATGTCATTGCGTTAGGCGACGGCGCTGATTTAAAGGCAATGCAACTTGCTGAACAATGGCGTGATGAAGTGCCAAACATTCGCATCCAAAACCACTGTGGTGGCGGTAACATGAAAAAACAAATGAAGCGCGCTGACAAATCAGGTGCACATATCGCGCTGATTTTAGGTGAAGATGAAATTGCCAACGGGCAGGTAACGGTCAAATACCTGCGCGGTCAACACGAACAACAACAAATTGACTTAGCGCAAGTCGCAGGTCTGTTAGCAAGTATTATGTAAGGAAGTATTGTGGAATCATTTGAAACAGAAGAACAACAAGTCGAAGCGATTAAAAAGTTTTGGCAAGAATATGGTAACTACATTATTGGTGGTTTAGTTGTTGGTTTGTCGGGTTTTGTTGGTTTTAACTTCTACAAAGACGGCAAGTTAGAAAGTGAAATGGCAGTGGCATCGCAGTACCAAGCGGTTATTGAAAGCCAAACCGCTGATCACGAAGCGTTTAAAACCAATGCCGAGCAGTTTATTCAAAACAATGGTGAATCTAGCTATGCGTCGTTAACTGCGCTTAGCCTAGCCAAAGATGCTGCTGAACACCAAGATTGGGAAAAAGCCGCAACACATTTACAGCAAGCGGTTGAAAAGGCGAATAACGCAGGTATCAAAGCGATTGCGAATGTGCGTCTGGCGCGTGTGCAGATCCAACTGGGTCAGTTTGATCAAGCGTTAGCGACTGTCGGCGGTGAGCAACCTCAAGCATTTAAAGCGGCGGTGGAAGAAATTAAAGGTGATGCCTACCTCAAGCAAGGTAAAGTGGAGTTAGCGCGCAATGCTTATCAAGCGGCTATTGACGCTGATGGTTTGGCGACCAACCCGAGCTTGCAGTTAAAAATTGACGACTTAGCACAGGCAACTAACCTAACTCAATTGCCTAACTAAATAGCGAGCTGCTTTGTGAAAAAAATGATAACAAAAATAGTGAATATTCGATTGTTGTCAGCGCTCGCGCTGGCAACGACACTTGCCGCTTGTTCATCAACAGATGACGAAGATGAAGCGATTAAAATTGCTGAGTTAACAGATATTAACGAGCAATTTGAAGTTGATGTAGCTTGGGAAAAAGGCATTGGTGATGGCGTTGATGACTACTTCTCACGCATTAAACCTGCCTATGGTTACAACAAAGTGTTCAGTATTAGCCGCGAAGGCGATGCCTATGCCATTAATGCGCAAAACGGTGACCAAGTTTGGCATGTTGATTTAAGCGATGTAGACAAAGAGCGCGGTTTCTTTGATAGCCGTGAGCCAGCATTACTTGCTGGTGGCCCAATTACTGGTGTTAACAAGGTTTTTATCGGTAGCGAAAACGGCGAAGTATTCGCGCTTGATGCTGAAACAGGCGAATTAGCTTGGCAAGGTAAAGTCAAAGGTGAGGTTATCGCTCGCCCAGCACTTGATTCGGGTATTTTAGTGGTGAATACCGCATCTGGTGTTCTTAAAGCGTTTAATGCGTCAACCGGTGAAGAGCTGTGGCAAGTGGATTTAGACGTACCACCGTTAACATTGCGTGGTATCAGTGCGCCGACAGCTGCGGCTGGCGGTGTACTAGTTGGTACTTCAGCAGGTGAGCTTTCAGTATTTATGCTCGAAAAAGGGCAGCAAGGCTGGACAGTACCTGTTGGTGAAGCGACAGGTTCAACTGAATTAGAGCGCGTTATTGACGTCGACAGCCAACCGCTGGTGTTTGGTGATAAAGTTTACGCTATTTCGTCACGCGGTAATTTAGTTGCGATTGACCTTCGCAATGGCCGCATTTTGTGGAAACGCCAATACTCGTCTTACCGCCAGTTAGCCATTAGTGGTAATACCTTGTTTTTAACTGACTTGAAAGGCCACGTTTATGCGGTTGACCGCGTCAATGGTTTAGAGCGCTGGAGTAACCTTGCTCTTACCAATCGCAATGTGACTGGCCCTGTCGTGGTTGGCAATTACCTAGCGGTAGGGGATTTTGAAGGCTACCTACACTTCTTGAGCCAAGAAACAGGTGAGTTTGTCGCACGCCATAAAGTTGATGGTAGTGGCATTTATGCAACGCCAACAGTTGCTGAAGGTACTATTTATGTACAAGCACGTGACGGTTCGTTACAAGCAGTTAAGCTTCCATAATTGCTTAGGCTATAGCTCAAGTTAACTTGTGAGCTATAGTTATTAAAAGTGTTTAACGGCTCCATGCTCGCGCATTGGAGCCTTTGTTTATACCCAAACTACCTCAAGGTGCATGATTCAGCGCTGTCACAGGGACTTAATATCAAGGCGCA is a window of Thalassotalea euphylliae DNA encoding:
- the hisS gene encoding histidine--tRNA ligase, translated to MSKAIQAIRGMNDCLPSETKVWQMVEDTLRRVAGNYGFAEIRMPIVESTALFKRSVGEVTDIVEKEMYTFDDRNGDSLTLRPEGTASCVRAGNQHGLLYNQEQRLWYMGPMFRHERPQKGRYRQFHQFGIEAFGIATPDIDAEIIMLSARLWKELGIAEHVTLELNSLGSNEERAAYCDALVEYLTKHEDKLDEDSKRRLHSNPLRVLDSKNPEVQAALADAPKISDYFGEETQTHFAQLTTYLDNAGIKYELNERLVRGLDYYNRTVFEWVTSSLGAQGTVCAGGRYDGLVEQLGGKGTPGVGFALGIERLVLMLTSLEKLNNIRPQVEAYVIALGDGADLKAMQLAEQWRDEVPNIRIQNHCGGGNMKKQMKRADKSGAHIALILGEDEIANGQVTVKYLRGQHEQQQIDLAQVAGLLASIM
- a CDS encoding YfgM family protein, producing MESFETEEQQVEAIKKFWQEYGNYIIGGLVVGLSGFVGFNFYKDGKLESEMAVASQYQAVIESQTADHEAFKTNAEQFIQNNGESSYASLTALSLAKDAAEHQDWEKAATHLQQAVEKANNAGIKAIANVRLARVQIQLGQFDQALATVGGEQPQAFKAAVEEIKGDAYLKQGKVELARNAYQAAIDADGLATNPSLQLKIDDLAQATNLTQLPN
- the bamB gene encoding outer membrane protein assembly factor BamB, with the protein product MITKIVNIRLLSALALATTLAACSSTDDEDEAIKIAELTDINEQFEVDVAWEKGIGDGVDDYFSRIKPAYGYNKVFSISREGDAYAINAQNGDQVWHVDLSDVDKERGFFDSREPALLAGGPITGVNKVFIGSENGEVFALDAETGELAWQGKVKGEVIARPALDSGILVVNTASGVLKAFNASTGEELWQVDLDVPPLTLRGISAPTAAAGGVLVGTSAGELSVFMLEKGQQGWTVPVGEATGSTELERVIDVDSQPLVFGDKVYAISSRGNLVAIDLRNGRILWKRQYSSYRQLAISGNTLFLTDLKGHVYAVDRVNGLERWSNLALTNRNVTGPVVVGNYLAVGDFEGYLHFLSQETGEFVARHKVDGSGIYATPTVAEGTIYVQARDGSLQAVKLP